The following proteins are co-located in the Frigidibacter mobilis genome:
- a CDS encoding alpha/beta hydrolase, giving the protein MSAFRPALLLLILLAACTPRGAIIIDPAAAEVGTVRPVFVASSRGRDEETGTEYARFRNPETRFARFDVSIPPTHEPGQIVYTRPNHAANPQTDFLTTREIVYDEAGAFRADLAHELQQAPRGSREAVIFIHGFNTTFAEGLYRIAQLSHDLKMPGVAVHYAWPSRGAPLAYAYDRDSALFARDGLERLLNEVTAAGAERVVLVGHSMGAALTMETLRQMAIAGKPARNIAGVVLISPDIDVDLFRAQATRIGELPQPFVIFTSKKDRALALSARVSGETARLGNVTDVALLSGLKVTMVDVTSYSTGVGHFTAGTSPALIGILSQLGEVDEALASGQIGETGLLPGVVLTVQGATQIVMSPVTALAGGLGGQ; this is encoded by the coding sequence ATGAGTGCCTTTCGCCCCGCCCTGCTTCTGCTGATCCTGCTGGCGGCGTGCACGCCGCGGGGCGCGATCATCATCGACCCCGCAGCAGCCGAGGTGGGCACGGTGCGGCCGGTCTTCGTCGCCAGCTCACGCGGCAGGGATGAGGAGACGGGCACCGAATATGCACGTTTCCGCAATCCTGAAACGCGGTTTGCGCGGTTCGACGTCTCGATCCCGCCAACACACGAACCGGGGCAGATCGTCTACACCAGGCCCAACCACGCCGCCAATCCGCAGACCGATTTCCTGACCACGCGCGAGATCGTCTATGACGAGGCCGGCGCCTTCCGCGCCGATCTAGCGCACGAGCTGCAGCAGGCCCCGCGTGGATCGCGCGAGGCGGTGATCTTCATTCATGGCTTCAACACCACCTTTGCCGAAGGGCTCTACCGGATCGCGCAGCTGTCGCATGACCTGAAGATGCCAGGGGTGGCTGTGCATTACGCCTGGCCCTCGCGCGGGGCGCCGCTGGCCTATGCCTATGACCGCGATTCCGCGCTGTTCGCGCGGGATGGGCTGGAGAGGTTGCTGAACGAAGTGACGGCGGCTGGCGCAGAGCGGGTGGTGCTGGTCGGCCACTCGATGGGCGCCGCACTGACGATGGAAACCCTGCGGCAGATGGCGATTGCGGGCAAACCGGCGCGCAACATCGCCGGCGTGGTGCTGATCTCGCCTGACATCGACGTGGACCTGTTCCGCGCGCAGGCAACGCGGATCGGCGAGCTGCCGCAGCCCTTCGTGATCTTCACCTCCAAGAAGGACCGGGCGCTGGCCCTGTCGGCCCGGGTTTCGGGGGAAACGGCGCGGCTGGGCAACGTGACCGACGTTGCCTTGCTGTCGGGCCTGAAGGTGACGATGGTCGATGTCACCTCCTACTCTACCGGCGTAGGACATTTCACGGCAGGCACCTCGCCGGCGCTGATCGGCATCCTGTCACAGCTCGGCGAAGTGGATGAGGCCCTTGCCAGCGGCCAGATCGGCGAAACCGGGCTGTTGCCGGGCGTGGTGTTGACGGTTCAGGGCGCAACGCAGATCGTGATGTCGCCGGTGACGGCGCTGGCGGGCGGGCTTGGCGGCCAGTAG
- the hslU gene encoding ATP-dependent protease ATPase subunit HslU, translating to MTDLTPREIVSELDRYIIGQQGAKRAVAVALRNRWRRKLLGDDLREEVYPKNILMIGPTGVGKTEISRRLAKLARAPFIKVEATKFTEVGYVGRDVEQIIRDLADAAIVETRTRMRDEVKARAHRAAEERVIEALAGADAREATREMFRGKLKRGELDATVIELEVADSAPAMPMFELPGQPGGMGMGAMNLGEIFGKAFGGRKIRKKLTVAESYDLLIGEEADKLLDDETVKAAALEAVQESGIVFIDEIDKVCARAEARGADISREGVQRDLLPLIEGTTVSTKYGPVKTDHILFIASGAFHIAKPSDLLPELQGRLPIRVELRALTEEDFVRILTETDNALTRQYTALMATEEVTVTFTPDGIAALARIAAEVNRSVENIGARRLYTVMERVFEELSFTAPDRGGEAVVVDADFVERNLGDLSRSADLSRYVL from the coding sequence ATGACCGACCTGACCCCGCGCGAGATCGTATCCGAGCTTGACCGCTACATCATCGGCCAGCAGGGCGCCAAGCGCGCCGTGGCCGTGGCCCTGCGCAACCGCTGGCGGCGCAAGCTGCTGGGGGATGACCTGCGCGAGGAGGTCTATCCGAAGAACATCCTGATGATCGGCCCGACCGGCGTCGGCAAGACCGAGATCAGCCGCCGCCTGGCGAAGCTGGCCCGCGCGCCCTTCATCAAGGTCGAGGCAACGAAGTTCACCGAGGTCGGCTATGTCGGCCGCGATGTGGAACAGATCATCCGCGACCTCGCCGATGCCGCCATCGTCGAAACCCGCACCCGGATGCGCGACGAGGTCAAGGCCCGCGCCCACAGGGCCGCCGAGGAGAGGGTGATCGAGGCGCTGGCAGGCGCGGATGCGCGCGAGGCAACACGCGAGATGTTCCGCGGCAAGCTGAAGCGCGGCGAGCTGGATGCGACGGTGATCGAGCTGGAGGTGGCCGATTCTGCCCCCGCGATGCCGATGTTCGAGCTGCCGGGCCAACCCGGCGGGATGGGCATGGGCGCGATGAACCTGGGCGAGATCTTCGGCAAGGCCTTTGGCGGCCGCAAGATCCGCAAGAAGCTGACCGTCGCCGAAAGCTATGATCTGCTGATCGGCGAAGAGGCCGACAAACTGCTGGACGATGAGACCGTGAAGGCCGCGGCGCTGGAGGCGGTGCAGGAAAGCGGCATCGTGTTCATCGACGAGATCGACAAGGTCTGCGCCCGCGCCGAGGCCCGCGGCGCCGACATCTCGCGCGAGGGCGTGCAGCGTGACCTGCTGCCGCTGATCGAGGGCACGACCGTCAGCACCAAATATGGCCCGGTCAAGACCGACCATATCCTGTTCATCGCCTCGGGCGCCTTCCACATCGCCAAGCCCTCGGACCTGCTGCCCGAACTGCAGGGCCGCCTGCCGATCCGGGTGGAACTGCGCGCGCTGACCGAGGAAGATTTCGTGCGCATCCTGACCGAGACGGACAACGCGCTGACGCGCCAGTACACCGCGCTGATGGCGACCGAGGAGGTGACAGTGACCTTCACGCCAGATGGTATTGCCGCACTGGCCCGCATCGCGGCCGAGGTGAACCGCAGCGTCGAGAATATCGGGGCGCGGCGGCTTTATACGGTGATGGAGCGGGTGTTCGAGGAGCTGTCCTTCACCGCGCCTGACAGGGGCGGCGAAGCGGTGGTGGTGGATGCGGATTTCGTCGAAAGGAACCTGGGCGACCTGTCCCGTTCCGCCGACCTGAGCCGTTACGTACTGTAA
- the hslV gene encoding ATP-dependent protease subunit HslV: MTRDEFPGWHGTTIIGVRRGGRVVIAGDGQVSLGQTVIKGSARKVRRLSPGGHDVVAGFAGSTADAFTLLERLEKKLEAAPGQLARACVELAKDWRTDKYLQKLEAMLIVTDGSALLVVTGAGDVLEPEHDVAAIGSGGNYALAAARALMETEFDAETIARKAMAIAADICVYTNGKLTVESIEETSRG; encoded by the coding sequence ATGACCCGCGACGAGTTTCCAGGCTGGCACGGCACCACGATCATCGGCGTCCGCCGCGGTGGTCGGGTGGTGATCGCCGGCGATGGCCAGGTCAGCCTTGGCCAGACGGTCATCAAGGGTTCGGCCCGCAAGGTGCGCCGGCTGTCGCCCGGCGGGCATGATGTGGTGGCCGGGTTTGCCGGGTCCACCGCCGATGCCTTCACCTTGCTGGAGCGGCTGGAAAAAAAGCTGGAGGCTGCGCCCGGCCAGTTGGCCCGAGCCTGCGTGGAACTGGCGAAGGACTGGCGCACCGACAAGTACCTGCAGAAGCTCGAGGCGATGCTGATCGTGACCGACGGCAGCGCGTTGCTGGTCGTCACCGGCGCGGGCGATGTGCTGGAGCCCGAGCATGACGTGGCCGCAATCGGATCGGGCGGGAACTATGCGCTCGCCGCCGCCCGGGCGCTGATGGAGACGGAATTCGACGCCGAGACCATTGCCCGCAAGGCGATGGCGATTGCGGCAGACATCTGCGTCTATACCAACGGCAAGCTGACGGTAGAGAGCATAGAAGAGACCAGCCGTGGCTGA
- a CDS encoding Tim44/TimA family putative adaptor protein, with product MSNAVIQLLVLAGIAIFLILRLKAVLGTREGFEKPPVATPLPEGRAVRRDFEVIEGGPDRDITDHVSDGSDAARALAAMKLAEPSFSVGEFLQGARGAYEMILMAFEKGELASVKPFLAPEVYDSFAEVIAAREAQGLTITAEFIGLRELALHGAEFDAATDEGEISVRFVGELISVARDSNGAIVEGDPKSARKQRDIWTFARKMGASDPNWQLVATGE from the coding sequence ATGTCGAATGCCGTCATCCAACTGCTTGTCCTGGCCGGGATTGCCATCTTCCTGATCCTGCGCCTGAAAGCCGTTCTCGGCACGCGCGAAGGCTTTGAAAAGCCGCCCGTCGCCACGCCGCTGCCCGAAGGCCGTGCGGTGCGCCGGGATTTCGAGGTGATCGAGGGCGGCCCCGACCGTGACATCACCGATCACGTGTCCGATGGCAGCGATGCCGCGCGGGCGCTGGCGGCGATGAAACTGGCCGAGCCCAGCTTTTCGGTGGGCGAGTTCCTGCAAGGCGCCCGCGGCGCCTATGAGATGATCCTGATGGCCTTCGAGAAGGGCGAGCTTGCCTCGGTCAAGCCGTTCCTGGCGCCCGAAGTTTATGACAGCTTTGCCGAGGTGATCGCCGCGCGCGAGGCACAGGGCCTGACCATCACCGCCGAGTTTATCGGGCTGCGTGAACTGGCGCTGCATGGGGCCGAGTTCGACGCGGCCACCGACGAGGGCGAAATTTCCGTGCGCTTCGTGGGCGAGCTGATCTCTGTCGCGCGCGACAGCAACGGGGCCATTGTCGAGGGCGATCCGAAATCGGCGCGCAAGCAGCGTGATATCTGGACCTTCGCCCGCAAGATGGGTGCGTCGGACCCGAACTGGCAACTGGTGGCCACCGGCGAATGA
- a CDS encoding Smr/MutS family protein: MTRRPRGLRPEERELWQRIAASAQPLHPGRPAADPVAAHPPAHQVPQVDVPRKKPRPDVQDFRIGQSAPDLAFRMDLAPSITDRLSAAPLRMDHKTHKTMTRGRLEPEARIDLHGMTLAEAHPELTHFILRSATAGRRLVLVITGKGKRGLDNGPIPQRQGVLRHQVPQWLTMPPLGALVLQVVQAHLKHGGAGAYYVYLRRGR, encoded by the coding sequence GTGACCCGGCGGCCGCGCGGTCTGCGCCCGGAGGAGCGCGAGCTGTGGCAGCGCATCGCCGCCAGCGCGCAGCCGCTGCATCCCGGCCGTCCGGCTGCCGACCCGGTCGCGGCGCATCCGCCCGCGCATCAGGTGCCGCAGGTCGATGTGCCCAGGAAGAAGCCGCGGCCCGATGTCCAGGATTTCCGCATCGGCCAGTCTGCTCCCGACCTCGCCTTCCGCATGGACCTGGCGCCCTCGATCACCGACCGGCTGTCGGCGGCGCCGCTGCGGATGGATCACAAGACCCACAAGACCATGACCCGCGGCCGGCTGGAGCCGGAGGCGCGGATCGACCTGCACGGCATGACCCTGGCCGAGGCGCACCCGGAACTGACCCATTTCATCCTGCGATCCGCCACGGCAGGGCGGCGGCTGGTGCTGGTCATCACCGGCAAGGGCAAGCGCGGGCTCGACAATGGCCCGATCCCGCAGCGGCAGGGCGTGCTGCGCCATCAGGTGCCGCAATGGCTGACCATGCCGCCGCTTGGGGCGCTGGTTCTGCAGGTGGTGCAGGCGCATCTCAAGCATGGCGGGGCCGGGGCCTATTACGTCTACCTGCGGCGCGGACGTTAG
- a CDS encoding murein transglycosylase A codes for MTADLLGPDWAAAAGDTGGDARAFFETHFVPVEIGTPPALLTGYYEPELQGSLTATARFAWPLYALPAEHAPGLVGPSRAAIELGGLMRGQELVWLDSPVEAFLAQVQGSARVRLEDGRLLRMGYAGRNGQPYRSIGQELIRRGEVSAAAMSAQTIRAWCAAHPGQAVELFWHNPSFVFFKLLDLPESSGPIGAMGRPVTPMRSLAVDSDHIPLGAPVWVETQALSRLCIAQDSGSAMHGPQRGDLFCGSGAEAGEMAGRMKDAGRLVLLLPPALAERMAPGARL; via the coding sequence GTGACGGCAGATCTGCTGGGGCCCGACTGGGCCGCCGCCGCCGGCGATACCGGAGGCGATGCGCGCGCGTTCTTCGAGACGCATTTCGTGCCGGTCGAGATCGGCACCCCCCCGGCGCTGCTGACCGGCTATTATGAACCCGAACTTCAGGGCTCGCTGACCGCCACGGCGCGCTTTGCCTGGCCGCTCTATGCGCTGCCTGCCGAACATGCACCCGGCCTCGTGGGGCCCTCGCGCGCCGCGATCGAGCTTGGCGGGCTGATGCGCGGGCAGGAACTGGTCTGGCTCGACAGCCCGGTCGAGGCGTTTCTGGCGCAGGTGCAGGGCTCGGCTCGGGTGCGGCTGGAGGATGGGCGGCTGCTGCGCATGGGATATGCCGGGCGCAATGGCCAGCCCTACCGCTCCATCGGGCAGGAACTGATTCGCCGCGGCGAGGTTTCGGCCGCGGCGATGTCGGCCCAGACGATCCGCGCCTGGTGCGCCGCGCATCCGGGGCAGGCGGTGGAACTGTTCTGGCACAACCCGTCCTTCGTGTTTTTCAAGCTGCTGGACCTTCCCGAAAGCTCTGGCCCCATCGGCGCGATGGGCCGCCCGGTCACGCCAATGCGCAGCCTTGCGGTGGACAGCGATCACATCCCGCTGGGGGCGCCGGTCTGGGTGGAAACGCAGGCGCTGTCGCGGCTGTGCATTGCGCAGGACAGCGGCAGCGCCATGCACGGGCCGCAGCGGGGCGACCTGTTCTGCGGATCGGGCGCCGAGGCGGGCGAGATGGCGGGGCGGATGAAGGATGCGGGCCGCCTGGTGCTGCTGCTACCCCCGGCCCTGGCGGAACGGATGGCCCCCGGAGCAAGGCTGTGA